One region of Streptomyces leeuwenhoekii genomic DNA includes:
- a CDS encoding DUF3263 domain-containing protein — MSEASGASGASGGPGRLGERERRVLALERRGFPGPGAKERAIREELGLAPVRYYQLLNALLDDPRALALDPVTVNRLRRVREARRAER, encoded by the coding sequence GTGTCCGAAGCATCCGGTGCGTCCGGCGCGTCCGGTGGGCCCGGGCGGCTCGGGGAGCGCGAGCGGCGCGTCCTCGCGCTCGAGCGCCGCGGCTTCCCGGGCCCCGGCGCGAAGGAGCGCGCGATACGCGAGGAGCTGGGGCTGGCCCCGGTGCGCTACTACCAGTTGCTCAACGCCCTGCTGGACGACCCGCGGGCCCTCGCCCTGGACCCGGTGACGGTCAACCGGCTGCGCCGGGTCCGCGAGGCCCGGCGGGCGGAGCGGTGA
- a CDS encoding cold-shock protein, with amino-acid sequence MAQGTVKWFNAEKGYGFIAVDGGADVFVHYSAIQMDGYRTLEEGQRVEFEISQGQKGPQADMVRVTA; translated from the coding sequence ATGGCTCAGGGCACCGTCAAGTGGTTCAACGCGGAGAAGGGGTACGGCTTCATCGCGGTCGACGGTGGTGCGGATGTTTTCGTCCACTACAGCGCGATCCAGATGGACGGCTACCGCACCCTGGAAGAGGGCCAGCGGGTCGAGTTCGAGATCTCGCAGGGCCAGAAGGGCCCGCAGGCCGACATGGTCCGCGTCACTGCCTGA
- a CDS encoding MoaD/ThiS family protein produces the protein MSVTVRIPTILRTYTGGQAEVTAEGATLAEVIADLEKNHTGIAARVLDDQGKLRRFVNVYVNDDDVRFEQGLETATPDGAGVSIIPAVAGG, from the coding sequence GTGAGCGTCACCGTCCGCATCCCCACCATCCTGCGCACCTACACAGGCGGCCAGGCCGAGGTGACCGCCGAGGGCGCGACCCTCGCCGAGGTCATCGCCGACCTGGAGAAGAACCACACCGGCATCGCCGCCCGCGTCCTGGACGACCAGGGCAAGCTGCGCCGCTTCGTCAACGTCTACGTCAACGACGACGACGTCCGCTTCGAGCAGGGCCTGGAGACGGCCACCCCCGACGGGGCCGGCGTCTCCATCATCCCGGCGGTCGCCGGCGGCTGA
- a CDS encoding glucosyl-3-phosphoglycerate synthase, producing the protein MLEEVERWLRARSWSLADRPLHQILAAKRATGQSVSVVLPALDEEATVGDIVAAIRRDLMLQAPLVDELVVVDSGSTDRTAEVAAAAGARVVHRDEILPRIPAVPGKGEVLWRSLLATRGDIVCFVDADLREFSSDFVTGIVGPLLTDADVHLVKAMYDRPLTVSGASAPGPAGAGQGGRVTELMARPLLNMHWPQLAGFVQPLGGEYAARRSLLEQLPFPVGYGVELGTLVDALHLVGLNALAQVDVGVRKHRHQDGQALGRMAAAIYRTAQLRLARGHLIRPSLTQFERGEDGFEPRTYSVDTEERPPMVEIAEYAHRKVA; encoded by the coding sequence GTGCTGGAAGAAGTCGAGCGCTGGCTGCGTGCACGCTCCTGGTCCCTGGCCGACCGGCCACTGCACCAGATCCTCGCCGCCAAGCGCGCCACGGGGCAGTCGGTCAGCGTCGTGCTCCCCGCGCTCGACGAGGAGGCGACCGTCGGCGACATCGTCGCCGCCATCCGCCGCGACCTGATGCTCCAGGCGCCTTTGGTCGACGAGCTGGTCGTGGTCGACTCCGGCTCCACCGACCGTACGGCCGAGGTGGCCGCCGCGGCGGGCGCGCGGGTGGTCCACCGCGACGAGATCCTCCCGCGCATCCCGGCCGTGCCCGGCAAGGGCGAGGTGCTGTGGCGCTCGCTGCTGGCCACGCGCGGCGACATCGTCTGCTTCGTCGACGCCGATCTGCGCGAGTTCTCCTCCGACTTCGTCACCGGCATCGTGGGCCCGCTGCTCACCGACGCGGACGTGCACCTGGTCAAGGCGATGTACGACCGTCCGCTCACGGTGTCCGGCGCGTCCGCCCCCGGTCCGGCCGGGGCCGGGCAGGGCGGCCGGGTCACCGAGCTGATGGCCCGCCCGCTGCTCAACATGCACTGGCCGCAACTGGCCGGCTTCGTCCAGCCGCTGGGCGGCGAGTACGCGGCCCGCCGCTCCCTGCTGGAGCAGCTCCCCTTCCCCGTCGGCTACGGCGTGGAGCTCGGCACGCTCGTCGACGCCCTGCACTTGGTGGGCCTGAACGCCCTCGCCCAGGTCGACGTGGGCGTGCGCAAGCACCGCCACCAGGACGGGCAGGCGCTGGGCCGGATGGCCGCCGCCATCTACCGCACCGCCCAGCTCCGCCTGGCCCGCGGCCATCTGATCCGGCCGTCCCTCACCCAGTTCGAGCGCGGCGAGGACGGTTTCGAACCGCGGACGTACTCCGTGGACACCGAGGAGCGGCCCCCGATGGTGGAGATCGCGGAGTACGCCCACCGGAAGGTGGCGTGA
- the groL gene encoding chaperonin GroEL (60 kDa chaperone family; promotes refolding of misfolded polypeptides especially under stressful conditions; forms two stacked rings of heptamers to form a barrel-shaped 14mer; ends can be capped by GroES; misfolded proteins enter the barrel where they are refolded when GroES binds) codes for MAKIIAFDEEARRGLERGMNQLADAVKVTLGPKGRNVVLEKKWGAPTITNDGVSIAKEIELEDPYEKIGAELVKEVAKKTDDVAGDGTTTATVLAQALVREGLRNVAAGANPMALKRGIEKAVEAVSAALLEQAKDVETKEQIASTASISAADTQIGELIAEAMDKVGKEGVITVEESQTFGLELELTEGMRFDKGYISAYFATDMERMEAVLDDPYILIANSKISSVKDLLPLLEKVMQSGKPLLIIAEDVEGEALSTLVVNKIRGTFKSVAVKAPGFGDRRKAMLGDIAILTGGEVISEEVGLKLENATLDLLGKARKVVITKDETTIVDGAGSAEQVQGRVNQIRAEIENSDSDYDREKLQERLAKLAGGVAVIKAGAATEVELKERKHRIEDAVRNAKAAVEEGIVAGGGVALLQASQVFEKLELEGDEATGAQAVKLALEAPLKQIAVNAGLEGGVVVEKVRNLTPGHGLNAATGEYVDLVKEGIIDPAKVTRSALQNAASIAALFLTTEAVIADKPEKAAAPAGGGMPGGDMDF; via the coding sequence ATGGCCAAGATCATCGCGTTCGACGAGGAGGCGCGGCGCGGCCTCGAGCGCGGCATGAACCAGCTCGCGGACGCCGTCAAGGTGACCCTCGGCCCCAAGGGCCGCAACGTCGTCCTCGAGAAGAAGTGGGGCGCCCCCACGATCACCAACGACGGTGTCTCCATCGCCAAGGAGATCGAGCTCGAGGACCCGTACGAGAAGATCGGCGCCGAGCTGGTCAAGGAAGTCGCCAAGAAGACGGACGACGTCGCCGGTGACGGTACGACCACCGCGACCGTTCTCGCCCAGGCGCTGGTCCGCGAGGGCCTGCGCAACGTCGCCGCCGGCGCCAACCCGATGGCTCTGAAGCGCGGTATCGAGAAGGCCGTCGAGGCCGTCTCCGCCGCCCTGCTGGAGCAGGCGAAGGATGTCGAGACCAAGGAGCAGATCGCCTCCACGGCCTCCATCTCCGCCGCCGACACCCAGATCGGCGAGCTCATCGCCGAGGCCATGGACAAGGTCGGCAAGGAAGGCGTCATCACCGTCGAGGAGTCCCAGACCTTCGGTCTGGAGCTGGAGCTCACCGAGGGTATGCGCTTCGACAAGGGCTACATCTCGGCGTACTTCGCCACCGACATGGAGCGTATGGAGGCCGTCCTCGACGACCCGTACATCCTGATCGCCAACTCCAAGATCTCCTCCGTCAAGGACCTGCTCCCGCTCCTGGAGAAGGTCATGCAGTCGGGCAAGCCGCTGCTGATCATCGCCGAGGACGTCGAGGGCGAGGCCCTGTCGACCCTGGTCGTCAACAAGATCCGCGGCACCTTCAAGTCCGTCGCCGTCAAGGCCCCGGGCTTCGGCGACCGCCGCAAGGCCATGCTCGGCGACATCGCCATCCTCACGGGCGGCGAGGTCATCTCCGAGGAGGTCGGCCTCAAGCTGGAGAACGCCACCCTCGACCTGCTGGGCAAGGCCCGCAAGGTGGTCATCACCAAGGACGAGACCACCATCGTCGACGGTGCCGGCTCCGCCGAGCAGGTCCAGGGCCGCGTGAACCAGATCCGCGCCGAGATCGAGAACAGCGACTCCGACTACGACCGCGAGAAGCTCCAGGAGCGCCTGGCCAAGCTCGCGGGCGGCGTGGCCGTCATCAAGGCCGGTGCCGCCACCGAGGTCGAGCTCAAGGAGCGCAAGCACCGCATCGAGGACGCCGTCCGCAACGCGAAGGCGGCCGTCGAGGAGGGCATCGTCGCCGGTGGTGGCGTGGCCCTGCTCCAGGCGTCGCAGGTCTTCGAGAAGCTGGAGCTGGAGGGTGACGAGGCGACCGGCGCCCAGGCCGTGAAGCTCGCGCTGGAGGCCCCGCTGAAGCAGATCGCCGTCAACGCCGGCCTCGAGGGCGGTGTCGTGGTGGAGAAGGTGCGCAACCTGACCCCGGGCCACGGCCTGAACGCCGCGACCGGCGAGTACGTCGACCTGGTCAAGGAAGGCATCATCGACCCGGCGAAGGTGACCCGTTCCGCGCTGCAGAACGCCGCCTCCATCGCCGCGCTGTTCCTCACCACCGAGGCCGTCATCGCCGACAAGCCGGAGAAGGCCGCTGCCCCGGCCGGCGGCGGCATGCCGGGCGGTGACATGGACTTCTGA
- the otsB gene encoding trehalose-phosphatase → MGSHKDSTDVPSHPLDDLPTPATEAGREGLDALLAHPGRAVVALDFDGTLAPIVPDPDQARAHPDAVPVLAALAPRLAAVAVVTGRPAATAVQYGGFAGVPGLEHLVVLGHYGAERWDAATGEVTAPAPDPGVAAARAELPDLLEKAGAGSGTWIEEKGRAVAVHTRRAADPQAAFEALRAPLSALAARHGLIVEPGRMVLELRPPGMDKGVALTEYVRAIGAGCVLYAGDDLGDLPAYAAVDELRAAGTPGLLVCSGSDEVTRLRERADLVVDGPAGVVGLLRALAARLG, encoded by the coding sequence ATGGGCAGCCACAAGGACTCCACCGACGTCCCCTCGCATCCCCTGGACGACCTGCCGACGCCCGCGACCGAGGCCGGGCGGGAGGGCCTGGACGCCCTCCTCGCCCACCCCGGCCGCGCGGTGGTCGCGCTGGACTTCGACGGCACGCTCGCCCCGATCGTGCCGGACCCCGACCAGGCCCGCGCGCACCCCGACGCCGTACCGGTGCTCGCGGCCCTCGCCCCCAGGCTGGCCGCCGTCGCGGTGGTCACCGGCCGCCCGGCCGCGACCGCCGTCCAATACGGCGGTTTCGCGGGCGTGCCCGGCCTGGAACACCTCGTCGTCCTCGGCCACTACGGCGCCGAACGCTGGGACGCCGCCACCGGCGAGGTCACCGCCCCCGCCCCCGACCCCGGTGTCGCGGCCGCCCGCGCCGAGCTGCCGGACCTGCTGGAGAAGGCCGGGGCCGGGTCGGGCACGTGGATCGAGGAGAAGGGCCGCGCGGTCGCCGTCCACACCCGCCGCGCCGCCGACCCGCAGGCCGCCTTCGAGGCCCTGCGCGCACCCCTGTCGGCACTCGCCGCCCGCCACGGCCTGATCGTCGAGCCGGGGCGGATGGTCCTGGAACTGCGCCCGCCGGGCATGGACAAGGGCGTCGCCCTGACCGAGTACGTCCGCGCGATCGGGGCGGGGTGCGTCCTCTACGCCGGGGACGACCTCGGCGACCTGCCCGCCTACGCGGCCGTCGACGAACTGCGCGCCGCCGGTACGCCCGGCCTGCTGGTGTGCAGCGGCAGCGACGAGGTGACCCGGCTGCGCGAGCGTGCGGACCTCGTCGTGGACGGCCCGGCGGGCGTGGTGGGCCTGCTGCGCGCCCTGGCGGCACGGCTCGGCTGA
- a CDS encoding DUF2975 domain-containing protein — translation MGRLTVLALRAVLVALLAGSVFVQAVMVPLLGADLDGADTELAYPPAAYLVIIVLGVVTAQVVLVCVWRLVTMARRGTVFSHAAFRYVDTVIGAFAAAALLVFAFAVTLAPGEAVAPGIVLLVCGLSLAVLGVALLVLVMRALLAQAVARDVEAARMEAELDGVI, via the coding sequence ATGGGCAGACTGACGGTGCTGGCCCTGCGCGCCGTGCTCGTGGCACTGCTCGCCGGCTCGGTGTTCGTGCAGGCGGTGATGGTGCCGCTGCTGGGCGCCGACCTGGACGGGGCCGACACGGAGCTGGCGTATCCGCCGGCCGCCTACCTCGTGATCATCGTGCTGGGCGTGGTGACGGCGCAGGTCGTCCTGGTCTGCGTATGGCGCCTGGTGACGATGGCGCGGCGCGGCACGGTCTTCTCCCACGCCGCCTTCCGGTACGTGGACACCGTGATCGGCGCGTTCGCGGCGGCGGCGCTCCTGGTGTTCGCGTTCGCGGTCACCCTCGCCCCGGGCGAGGCCGTCGCCCCGGGCATCGTCCTGCTGGTCTGCGGGCTCTCCCTGGCGGTCCTCGGCGTCGCGCTGCTCGTCCTGGTCATGCGGGCCCTGCTGGCCCAGGCCGTCGCCCGCGACGTCGAGGCCGCGCGCATGGAGGCCGAGCTGGACGGGGTGATCTGA
- a CDS encoding helix-turn-helix domain-containing protein — protein MPIVVDIDVMLARRKMSVGELAERVGITPANLAVLKNGRAKAVRFTTLAALCEVLDCQPGDLLRWEAGETTAG, from the coding sequence ATGCCGATCGTCGTCGACATCGACGTGATGCTGGCCAGACGGAAGATGTCCGTCGGCGAGCTCGCCGAGCGCGTCGGCATCACCCCCGCCAACCTGGCCGTGCTCAAGAACGGCCGCGCCAAGGCGGTGCGCTTCACGACCCTCGCCGCGCTGTGCGAGGTACTCGACTGCCAGCCGGGAGACCTGCTGCGCTGGGAGGCCGGGGAGACCACCGCCGGGTGA
- the thrC gene encoding threonine synthase produces MAVQTVASTTHSVDLGPAAALSCRECGHRVPLGPVFACEECFGPLEIAYDFSGYDTEELRRRIEAGPASIWRYAPLLPVPADVAGKPNLNPGWTKLVKADNLARELGVTGGLYIKDDSGNPTHSFKDRVVAQALEAARAFGFTTLSCSSTGNLAGAVGAAAARAGFRSCVFIPHDLEQGKVVMAAIYGGELVGIEGNYDDVNRFCSELIGDPAGEGWGFVNVNLRPYYAEGSKTLAYEICEQLGWQLPDQIVVPIASGSQLTKIDKGLRELVELGLVEDRPYKIFGAQAEGCSPVSTAFKAGHDVVRPQKPNTIAKSLAIGNPADGPYVLDIARRTGGAVEDVTDEQVVDAIKLLARTEGVFAETAGGVTVGVTRKLIENGVLDPAKTTVVLNTGDGLKTLDAVAGTGLTATIRPTLDSFREAGLA; encoded by the coding sequence ATGGCTGTGCAGACTGTTGCAAGCACCACCCACTCCGTCGACCTCGGGCCTGCCGCGGCGCTCTCCTGCCGGGAATGCGGCCACCGCGTCCCGCTCGGCCCGGTCTTCGCGTGCGAGGAGTGTTTCGGGCCCCTGGAGATCGCCTACGACTTCTCGGGCTACGACACCGAGGAACTGCGGCGGCGCATCGAGGCCGGTCCCGCCAGCATCTGGCGCTACGCCCCCCTCCTGCCCGTCCCGGCCGACGTCGCCGGCAAGCCGAACCTGAACCCGGGCTGGACCAAGCTGGTCAAGGCCGACAACCTCGCCCGCGAGCTCGGCGTCACCGGCGGCCTGTACATCAAGGACGACTCCGGCAACCCGACCCACTCCTTCAAGGACCGCGTCGTCGCGCAGGCCCTGGAGGCCGCCCGCGCCTTCGGCTTCACCACCCTGTCCTGCTCCTCCACCGGCAACCTGGCCGGCGCCGTCGGCGCCGCCGCCGCCCGCGCCGGCTTCCGCTCCTGCGTGTTCATCCCGCACGACCTGGAGCAGGGCAAGGTCGTCATGGCCGCGATCTACGGCGGTGAGCTCGTCGGCATTGAGGGCAACTACGACGACGTCAACCGCTTCTGCTCCGAGCTGATCGGCGACCCGGCCGGCGAGGGCTGGGGCTTCGTCAACGTCAATCTGCGGCCCTACTACGCGGAAGGGTCCAAGACCCTGGCGTACGAGATCTGCGAGCAGCTCGGCTGGCAGCTGCCCGACCAGATCGTCGTCCCGATCGCCTCCGGCTCCCAGCTCACCAAGATCGACAAGGGTCTGCGCGAGCTCGTCGAGCTCGGGCTGGTCGAGGACCGGCCGTACAAGATCTTCGGTGCCCAGGCCGAGGGCTGCTCGCCGGTGTCCACCGCCTTCAAGGCCGGGCACGACGTGGTCCGCCCGCAGAAGCCGAACACCATCGCCAAGTCCCTCGCCATCGGCAACCCGGCCGACGGCCCCTACGTCCTCGACATCGCGCGCCGTACGGGCGGTGCCGTGGAGGACGTGACCGACGAGCAGGTGGTGGACGCGATCAAGCTGCTCGCCCGGACCGAGGGCGTCTTCGCGGAGACGGCCGGCGGCGTGACGGTGGGCGTCACCCGCAAGCTGATCGAGAACGGCGTCCTGGACCCGGCGAAGACGACCGTCGTCCTCAACACCGGCGACGGCCTGAAGACCCTCGACGCCGTGGCCGGCACCGGACTGACCGCGACGATCCGGCCCACCCTCGACTCGTTCCGCGAGGCCGGCCTCGCCTAG
- a CDS encoding carboxymuconolactone decarboxylase family protein, whose translation MEARLNVFASPTARTFLKHIVSAGHALKAAGVPAATQELVNIRASQINGCAGCLDMHTKDAAAAGETSVRINLVATWREATVFTEAERAALELAEQGTRLADGAGVPDEVWANAAKHYDEEQLVALVAQIALINTFNRLNVITRQPAGDYQPGQYANFA comes from the coding sequence ATGGAAGCCCGTTTGAACGTCTTCGCCAGCCCGACCGCGCGCACCTTCCTGAAGCACATCGTCTCCGCGGGCCACGCGCTCAAGGCCGCCGGTGTCCCGGCCGCGACCCAGGAGCTGGTCAACATCCGCGCCAGCCAGATCAACGGCTGCGCCGGCTGCCTGGACATGCACACCAAGGACGCCGCGGCCGCCGGCGAGACCTCCGTGCGCATCAACCTGGTCGCGACCTGGCGGGAGGCCACGGTCTTCACCGAGGCCGAGCGGGCCGCGCTGGAGCTGGCGGAGCAGGGGACCCGGCTCGCGGACGGGGCCGGGGTCCCGGACGAGGTCTGGGCCAACGCCGCCAAGCACTACGACGAGGAGCAGCTCGTCGCCCTGGTGGCCCAGATCGCCCTGATCAACACCTTCAACCGGCTGAACGTCATCACCCGGCAGCCGGCCGGCGACTACCAGCCCGGGCAGTACGCGAACTTCGCCTAG
- a CDS encoding alpha,alpha-trehalose-phosphate synthase (UDP-forming), with protein MASTFGAAQVLVASNRGPVSYQVEEDGSLTAKRGGGGLVSGLSAIGPDAGALWVCSALSDGDREAVRRGVGEDGVRMLDVPADVHADAYNGIANSVLWFVHHMLYQTPLEPVFDAEFRRQWASYERFNRAFAEALAEEAAEGAVAIVQDYHLTLVPGMLRELRPDLRIGHFSHTPWAPPEYFRMLPDDVAGQILRGMLGADRLGFLTHRWADAFTACCEAFAGGLGGTRVGVHGLGADADFLRRRSREADVDERMAALREEIGTGPDGGARRTIVRVDRTELSKNIVRGLLAYRQLLEDRPEWRERVVHVAFAYPSRQDLAVYRDYTAEVQRLATEINARYGTPGWTPVVLHVKDDFARSLAAYRLADVALVNPVRDGMNLVAKEVPVVSDEGCALVLSREAGAYEELGEDAITVNPYDVVGTARALHEALSMPAGERAERSKRLAAAATALPPGRWFLDQLEALRG; from the coding sequence ATGGCTTCAACGTTCGGTGCTGCTCAGGTGCTCGTGGCCTCCAACCGTGGGCCCGTCTCGTACCAGGTGGAGGAGGACGGCTCGCTCACCGCCAAACGCGGCGGCGGCGGGCTGGTCTCCGGGCTGTCGGCCATCGGGCCGGACGCGGGCGCGCTGTGGGTGTGCTCGGCGCTGTCCGACGGTGACCGGGAGGCGGTCCGGCGCGGGGTCGGCGAGGACGGCGTGCGGATGCTGGACGTCCCGGCCGACGTGCACGCCGACGCCTACAACGGCATCGCCAACTCCGTGCTCTGGTTCGTCCACCACATGCTGTACCAGACGCCGCTGGAGCCGGTCTTCGACGCGGAGTTCCGGCGGCAGTGGGCGTCCTACGAGCGCTTCAACCGGGCCTTCGCCGAGGCGCTGGCCGAGGAGGCCGCCGAGGGGGCGGTCGCGATCGTGCAGGACTACCACCTGACGCTGGTGCCGGGGATGCTCCGCGAGCTGCGGCCGGACCTGCGCATCGGGCACTTCTCGCACACGCCCTGGGCACCGCCGGAGTACTTCCGCATGCTGCCGGACGACGTGGCCGGGCAGATCCTGCGGGGCATGCTGGGCGCGGACCGGCTCGGGTTTCTCACCCACCGCTGGGCGGACGCCTTCACCGCCTGCTGCGAGGCGTTCGCCGGGGGCCTCGGCGGCACCCGCGTCGGTGTGCACGGGCTCGGCGCGGACGCGGACTTCCTGCGGCGGCGGTCGCGCGAGGCGGACGTGGACGAGCGGATGGCGGCGCTGCGCGAGGAGATCGGCACCGGCCCGGACGGCGGCGCCCGCAGGACGATCGTGCGCGTCGACCGCACCGAGCTGTCGAAGAACATCGTGCGCGGACTGCTCGCCTACCGGCAGCTCCTGGAGGACCGGCCCGAGTGGCGGGAGCGCGTGGTGCACGTCGCCTTCGCCTACCCCTCCCGGCAGGACCTCGCGGTCTACCGGGACTACACGGCCGAGGTGCAGCGGCTGGCCACGGAGATCAACGCGCGGTACGGGACGCCGGGCTGGACGCCGGTGGTGCTGCACGTGAAGGACGACTTCGCCCGGTCGCTGGCGGCCTACCGGCTGGCCGACGTGGCGCTGGTCAACCCGGTCCGGGACGGCATGAACCTGGTCGCGAAGGAGGTGCCGGTCGTCTCCGACGAGGGCTGCGCGCTGGTGCTGTCGCGGGAGGCGGGGGCGTACGAGGAGCTGGGCGAGGACGCGATCACCGTGAACCCCTACGACGTGGTGGGCACGGCGCGCGCCCTGCACGAGGCGCTGAGCATGCCGGCGGGCGAGCGGGCCGAGCGGAGCAAGCGGCTGGCGGCGGCGGCCACGGCGCTGCCGCCGGGACGGTGGTTCCTGGACCAGCTCGAGGCCCTGCGGGGCTGA
- a CDS encoding NADH:flavin oxidoreductase: MHTHIPPSTASRSPHVTDIASEAASRAAGILSRPAVINGLTVPNRLVMAPMTRQFSPDGIPGEDVVSYYGRRAAAGVGLIVTEGTYVGHPSAGQSDRVPRFHGEEQLAGWARVAEAVHAAGGTIVPQLWHIGMVRKQGEPPFPEAPAVGPSGLRIGESEPTGRAMTRQDLDEVIGAFAEAAAAAERIGFDGVELHGAHGYLIDQFLWAGTNRRTDAYGGDPVARTRFAAEIVAAVREAVSPDFPVIFRYSQWKQDAYDARLAETPEELEAILTPLAAAGVDAFHASTRRYWIPEFDGSDLNLAGWTRKLTGKPAITVGSVGLNGDFIEAFQGRGAELGGLDDLLDRLERDEFDLVAVGRALLQDPHWAQKVLAGRFDELAPYDPSSLRTLS, translated from the coding sequence ATGCACACGCACATACCACCCAGTACCGCTTCGAGGAGCCCCCACGTGACCGACATCGCCTCCGAGGCCGCCTCCCGCGCGGCCGGCATCCTCTCCCGCCCGGCCGTGATCAACGGGCTGACCGTCCCGAACCGCCTCGTCATGGCGCCGATGACCCGTCAGTTCTCCCCGGACGGCATCCCCGGCGAGGACGTCGTGTCGTACTACGGCCGCCGCGCCGCCGCCGGTGTCGGACTGATCGTCACCGAGGGCACGTACGTCGGCCACCCCTCCGCCGGGCAGAGCGACCGGGTGCCGCGCTTCCACGGCGAGGAGCAGCTCGCCGGGTGGGCCAGGGTCGCCGAGGCGGTGCACGCGGCGGGCGGCACGATCGTGCCGCAGCTCTGGCACATCGGCATGGTCCGCAAGCAGGGCGAGCCGCCCTTCCCCGAGGCCCCGGCCGTCGGCCCCTCCGGGCTGCGGATCGGCGAGAGCGAGCCCACCGGCAGGGCCATGACCCGGCAGGACCTGGACGAGGTCATCGGCGCGTTCGCCGAGGCCGCCGCCGCCGCGGAGCGGATCGGCTTCGACGGCGTGGAGCTGCACGGCGCCCACGGCTATCTGATCGACCAGTTCCTGTGGGCGGGAACCAACCGCCGCACGGACGCCTACGGCGGCGACCCGGTCGCCCGCACCCGCTTCGCGGCCGAGATCGTGGCCGCCGTCCGCGAGGCCGTCTCCCCGGACTTCCCGGTGATCTTCCGCTACTCGCAGTGGAAGCAGGACGCCTACGACGCCCGCCTCGCCGAGACTCCCGAGGAGCTGGAAGCCATCCTCACCCCGCTCGCGGCGGCCGGTGTGGACGCCTTCCACGCCTCCACCCGCCGTTACTGGATCCCGGAGTTCGACGGCTCCGACCTGAACCTCGCGGGCTGGACCAGGAAGCTCACCGGCAAGCCCGCCATCACGGTCGGCTCGGTCGGCCTGAACGGTGACTTCATCGAGGCGTTCCAGGGCCGGGGCGCCGAACTCGGCGGCCTCGACGACCTGCTGGACCGCCTGGAGCGCGACGAGTTCGACCTGGTCGCGGTCGGCCGCGCACTGCTCCAGGACCCGCACTGGGCCCAGAAGGTCCTCGCGGGCCGCTTCGACGAGCTGGCGCCGTACGACCCGTCGTCGCTGCGGACGCTGAGCTGA